The following coding sequences are from one Triticum aestivum cultivar Chinese Spring chromosome 5A, IWGSC CS RefSeq v2.1, whole genome shotgun sequence window:
- the LOC123104327 gene encoding pollen-specific leucine-rich repeat extensin-like protein 1, giving the protein MPAPFTASASPATSSAASPRHAPPPPPPIPPHRFLRPLPSVVALPPTIYSPSQLMCVTRRSNPNLSSRNSMPSAAGEPPTISTPTLPSHHTSVDIVPSPPSSSSLIQHRHDSSSLQVHLPLHTQPPCPSGITPLLSALKGHRGRSLLPHPFLRLSTAVTTLLRGGVSLKVAVHRRRSSSMVSATSRKDIAAVSLQASTDQRGMSARG; this is encoded by the exons ATGCCGGCGCCGTTCACCGCCAGTGCCTCTCCTGCCACCTCCTCCGCCGCATCACCTCGCcacgcaccaccgccaccacctcccatTCCTCCTCACCGTTTCCTCCGCCCGCTCCCGTCTGTGGTGGCGCTGCCACCCACTATTTATTCCCCTTCCCAGCTGATGTGCGTCACAAGAAGGTCAAATCCGAACCTCTCCTCGAGAAACTCCATGCCGTCTGCTGCTGGAGAGCCACCAACGATCTCCACACCCACCCTCCCCTCCCACCACACAAGTGTTGACATTGTTCCTTCCCCACCGTCCTCGTCATCCCTCATTCAGCATCGCCATGACAGCTCGTCTCTCCAAGTTCATCTACCTCTCCACACCCAACCCCCTTGTCCATCCGGGATCACGCCGCTGCTGTCTGCCTTGAAAGGCCACCGTGGCCGTTCTTTGCTCCCCCACCCTTTCCTCCGTCTGAGCACTGCTGTCACCACTCTTCTCCGTGGCGGCGTTTCCTTGAAGGTCGCCGTCCACAGACGAAGGTCGTCATCCATGGTCTCCGCCACCTCCAGGAAGGACATTGCTGCTGTTTCTCTGCAAG CGTCCACTGATCAGAGAGGAATGTCAGCAAGGGGGTAG